A region of Anolis carolinensis isolate JA03-04 unplaced genomic scaffold, rAnoCar3.1.pri scaffold_7, whole genome shotgun sequence DNA encodes the following proteins:
- the LOC134293232 gene encoding uncharacterized protein LOC134293232, which translates to MYGLGCNLRVHQLRTLWNLHDPAHCLSLNPFLFSSRARSKKRNQVRTEHTREVWEEFAMYGLGCNLRVHQLRTLWNLHDPAHCLSLNPFLFSSRARSKKRNQVRTEHTREVWEEFAMYGLGCNLRVHQLRTLWNLHDPAHCLSLNPFLFSSRARSKKRNQVRTEHTREVWEEFAMYGLGCNLRVHQLRTLWNLHDPAHCLSLNPFLFSSRARSKKRNQVRTEHTREVWEEFAMYGLGCNLRVHQLRTLWNLHDPAHCLSLNPFLFSSRARSKKRNQVRTEHIREVWEEFAMYGLGCHLRVHQLRTLWNLHDPAHCLSSPFLSPRAGVVRRHLQGHVATGMTA; encoded by the coding sequence ATGTACGGACTGGGATGCAATCTAAGAGTCCACCAACTACGGAccttgtggaatttgcatgaccctgcccactgcctctcccttaaccctttcctattctcttCTAGGGCACGCAGCAAAAAGAGGAATCAAGTCAGAACTGAACATACTCGagaggtttgggaagaattcGCCATGTACGGTCTGGGATGCAATCTAAGAGTTCACCAACTACGGAccttgtggaatttgcatgaccctgcccactgcctctcccttaaccctttcctattctcttCTAGGGCACGCAGCAAAAAGAGGAATCAAGTCAGAACTGAACATACTCGAGAGGTTTGGGAGGAATTCGCCATGTACGGTCTGGGATGCAATCTAAGAGTTCACCAACTACGGAccttgtggaatttgcatgaccctgcccactgcctctcccttaaccctttcctattctcttCTAGGGCACGCAGCAAAAAGAGGAATCAAGTCAGAACTGAACATACTCGAGAGGTTTGGGAGGAATTCGCCATGTACGGTCTGGGATGCAATCTAAGAGTTCACCAACTACGGAccttgtggaatttgcatgaccctgcccactgcctctcccttaaccctttcctattctcttCTAGGGCACGCAGCAAAAAGAGGAATCAAGTCAGAACTGAACATACTCGAGAGGTTTGGGAGGAATTCGCCATGTACGGTCTGGGATGCAATCTAAGAGTCCACCAACTACGGAccttgtggaatttgcatgaccctgcccactgcctctcccttaaccctttcctattctcttCTAGGGCACGCAGCAAAAAGAGGAATCAAGTCAGAACTGAACATATTCGAGAGGTTTGGGAGGAATTCGCCATGTACGGTCTGGGATGCCATCTAAGAGTTCACCAACTACGGAccttgtggaatttgcatgaccccgcccactgcctctcatctccatttctaagcccaagagccggggttgtccgtagacacctccaaggtcatgtggccactggcatgactgcatag